In Kangiella profundi, one DNA window encodes the following:
- a CDS encoding ATP-binding protein, translating to MQIRYKQFLVILVANLLLAAALFTAVSWNFNRSFQEYVRNDQAKELQPLVEGLAEAYQQNGQSWQWLDNNRRQWQRLLQQNLILRENFENGAEEQFSPAKPPRRMPGPPHPMTQRLLLSDAHGNLIITLPANNPGQRKPSIQWLPIKVEGELVGQLGVAHSTELEREMDRLFVTHQLQQSAWIVLGILLISVGLAFPFAKRLVRPVTRLQESMQQLAGGNIEKLEPLPVTSDDELGRLAHAFNLLTDTLKDNLKARQQWIADISHELRTPVAILQGELEALMDGVRPLQPSALESLHTEVERLTRLINDLYELSLSDQGSLSYHRQECSLGTVLSDFLEQSQTRLSEKDIKLDFQLPKRPLILFADESRLIQLFRNLLNNSVRYTNAGGQLRVSLIEERQKGMVTLLWEDSLPSVADEDLGKLFERLYRTDSARNRASGGAGLGLAICRAIAEGHQGWIEARHSELGGLAIAVHFPLYR from the coding sequence ATGCAGATCCGATATAAGCAGTTTTTAGTCATACTGGTAGCCAACCTGTTGTTGGCGGCAGCCTTGTTTACCGCAGTAAGCTGGAACTTTAACCGCAGTTTTCAGGAGTATGTGCGTAACGATCAAGCCAAAGAGTTGCAGCCATTAGTGGAAGGTTTAGCTGAAGCCTATCAGCAAAATGGCCAAAGTTGGCAATGGCTAGATAATAATCGCAGGCAATGGCAGCGGCTTCTACAGCAAAATTTAATCCTGAGAGAAAACTTTGAAAATGGTGCTGAGGAACAATTCTCACCGGCAAAGCCACCGCGACGAATGCCGGGCCCGCCTCATCCTATGACGCAGCGACTGCTACTCAGCGACGCACATGGAAATCTTATTATTACCTTACCTGCAAATAATCCAGGCCAAAGAAAACCCAGTATTCAGTGGTTGCCTATTAAAGTGGAGGGTGAGTTGGTAGGGCAGCTGGGCGTCGCGCATTCAACGGAGCTGGAGCGGGAGATGGATCGGCTGTTTGTTACCCATCAGTTGCAACAATCGGCCTGGATCGTGTTAGGCATTTTGTTGATTTCGGTTGGCCTGGCCTTTCCATTTGCAAAGCGCCTGGTTCGGCCGGTGACGCGTTTGCAAGAGTCCATGCAACAACTGGCCGGAGGCAATATAGAAAAACTGGAGCCGTTGCCCGTAACTTCTGATGATGAGCTGGGGCGGCTTGCTCATGCGTTTAATCTGCTGACCGATACGCTCAAAGACAACCTGAAGGCACGCCAGCAATGGATAGCGGATATTTCTCATGAATTGCGGACACCGGTAGCTATTCTGCAGGGCGAGTTGGAAGCTTTAATGGATGGAGTCAGGCCTTTGCAGCCGTCAGCGCTGGAGTCGTTGCATACTGAGGTGGAGCGGCTGACCCGTCTAATCAATGATCTTTATGAGCTGTCACTGTCGGATCAGGGCTCTTTGTCATACCACCGCCAGGAATGCTCGCTGGGGACAGTGTTAAGCGACTTTTTAGAACAAAGCCAAACCCGATTGTCTGAGAAAGACATCAAACTGGATTTCCAGCTCCCGAAACGACCATTGATATTGTTTGCCGATGAATCACGACTGATTCAGTTATTCCGCAACCTACTGAACAATTCCGTGCGCTACACCAATGCGGGGGGACAGCTAAGGGTGAGTCTTATTGAAGAGCGACAAAAAGGCATGGTCACCCTGCTATGGGAAGACAGCCTGCCCAGTGTGGCAGATGAGGATTTAGGAAAACTGTTTGAGCGACTCTATCGGACGGACAGTGCCAGGAATCGTGCAAGCGGTGGTGCCGGGTTGGGGCTTGCCATATGTCGCGCCATTGCCGAAGGGCATCAGGGTTGGATTGAAGCGAGGCATAGCGAATTGGGTGGCCTCGCTATTGCCGTGCATTTTCCGCTATACCGATAA
- a CDS encoding rhodanese-like domain-containing protein, with product MQPCLQNYIGSIKQNIKEISIDDFKCTDCTNALIIDVREPAEHAEGIIEGALPIPRGVLEFKLFSHPVLEGLSEEEILNKPIYIYCASGGRSACSAHALEQIGFKNVFSVAGGIKQWTESGGNLVKP from the coding sequence ATGCAACCTTGTTTACAAAATTACATTGGCTCGATAAAACAAAACATCAAAGAAATCAGCATTGACGATTTCAAATGTACAGATTGTACCAATGCTCTAATTATTGATGTTCGTGAACCTGCTGAACATGCAGAAGGAATCATTGAAGGAGCCCTACCAATCCCACGCGGAGTCTTAGAATTTAAATTATTTAGTCATCCTGTTTTAGAAGGATTGTCTGAAGAAGAGATTCTTAATAAACCAATTTATATTTATTGTGCATCAGGTGGTCGCTCTGCGTGTAGTGCTCATGCCTTGGAACAGATCGGATTTAAGAATGTTTTTTCTGTTGCCGGTGGTATTAAACAGTGGACGGAATCTGGCGGAAATCTTGTTAAGCCATAA
- a CDS encoding efflux RND transporter permease subunit, which yields MKQSLLKFSMTKPKWVFIITLLITAITGAMIPNIVVDTDPENMLAEDQASRVYHNDVKDRFDLYDIIVVGAVNNSEKGIFNPRSLAAIKKLTDGIAEIEGVVAPDMMALSTVDNISQEGPGTIRFEWLMKEAPETQRQADWINQQVERLPLLQDTLASGDDKATAIYVPILDKDESYRISQEIQGLISQLDSEDEYHITGLPVAEDTFGYQMFVQMGISAPLAALVIFILMWVFFRNFKFIAAPMIIAMATVIITMGLLIGMGFTVHIMSSMIPIFLMPIAVVDSIHIMSEFADSYKPGRDRKEVIKEVIGHLFTPMLYTSITSAVGFFSLLLTPIPPVQIFGAYVGFGILLAFILTIIFIPAYLIALKPKSLESLQSEAKQEGTLQKILKRIGKGSLAASKLVTVFFVAVVALSVWGITQIQINDNPVRWFKADHEIRVADRVLNDHFAGTYDAYLVLEADESEAKENWMKSVQAIEDNALKSEVMNIMQNENQLTTQLNQVMILLEDKLFDATDEEAEVLEDLIMKADQARIKVAYFQQPEILREIEKLQQALVESGYVGKSNSLADVVKTVTRELKTGQPKDFVIPDSQNGVAQALLQYQSSHRPQDLWHMVTKEYSSTAIWLQLTSGDNQDMTKVVEFVDQYLADNPLPEGVKAQWAGKSYLNMVWQDEMVKGMLDSLMSAFVVVLVMMIVLFRSILFGLLAMLPLSITILFIYGLIGWVGKDYDMPIAVLSSLTLGLSIDFAIHFLERARDIFKQTGDFKQTMIKMFEEPASAISRNAIVIAIGFTPLLFAPLVPYITVGFFLATIMAASAVVTLVLLPVALKATRKWAFKS from the coding sequence ATGAAACAGTCCCTGCTTAAATTCTCAATGACGAAGCCCAAATGGGTATTCATCATTACATTGCTTATAACGGCAATTACCGGAGCCATGATTCCAAATATTGTGGTGGATACTGATCCGGAGAATATGCTGGCTGAAGATCAAGCCTCACGCGTCTACCATAATGATGTAAAAGATCGTTTTGATTTATATGACATTATTGTTGTGGGCGCGGTGAATAATAGTGAAAAGGGGATTTTTAACCCTCGATCACTGGCAGCGATTAAAAAATTAACTGATGGAATTGCAGAAATAGAAGGTGTAGTTGCACCGGATATGATGGCATTGTCGACGGTCGATAATATCAGCCAGGAAGGACCTGGCACCATTCGCTTTGAGTGGTTGATGAAAGAAGCCCCTGAAACTCAGCGCCAGGCAGACTGGATAAATCAACAGGTAGAACGCTTACCATTATTACAGGATACCCTGGCATCTGGTGATGATAAGGCCACTGCAATCTATGTGCCTATATTAGATAAGGATGAGAGCTACCGAATTTCTCAGGAGATACAGGGCTTAATCAGTCAGCTCGATTCAGAAGATGAATATCACATCACAGGTTTACCGGTAGCCGAAGATACATTCGGTTATCAGATGTTTGTGCAGATGGGAATTTCAGCTCCATTGGCAGCGTTGGTGATATTTATATTGATGTGGGTTTTCTTCCGCAACTTTAAATTTATTGCAGCGCCAATGATTATTGCCATGGCAACGGTGATTATCACGATGGGGTTGTTGATTGGCATGGGCTTTACCGTACACATCATGAGTTCGATGATTCCAATCTTCCTGATGCCGATTGCTGTGGTGGATTCGATTCACATCATGTCGGAGTTTGCAGACAGCTACAAACCCGGACGTGATAGAAAAGAAGTGATTAAAGAAGTGATCGGTCATCTATTTACGCCCATGCTGTATACCAGTATCACTTCGGCAGTAGGTTTCTTCTCGCTGTTGCTTACACCAATACCACCAGTACAGATCTTTGGTGCATATGTTGGTTTTGGAATTTTATTGGCGTTTATTTTGACCATTATATTTATTCCTGCCTACCTGATTGCGTTGAAGCCAAAGTCATTAGAGTCGCTACAGAGTGAAGCTAAGCAAGAAGGCACGCTACAAAAAATCCTTAAAAGGATTGGTAAGGGCAGTCTGGCTGCCAGTAAGTTAGTAACGGTATTTTTTGTAGCAGTAGTTGCCTTGAGTGTCTGGGGCATTACGCAGATTCAGATAAATGATAACCCGGTACGCTGGTTTAAAGCGGATCACGAAATTCGAGTGGCGGATAGGGTGTTAAACGATCACTTTGCGGGAACCTATGACGCCTATCTGGTGTTGGAAGCTGATGAATCAGAAGCGAAAGAAAACTGGATGAAGTCGGTTCAGGCAATAGAAGACAACGCACTAAAGTCTGAAGTGATGAATATCATGCAAAACGAAAATCAGCTAACAACACAGCTGAATCAGGTCATGATATTGCTTGAAGATAAACTGTTTGATGCTACTGACGAAGAGGCGGAAGTACTGGAAGATCTGATTATGAAAGCAGATCAGGCACGAATTAAAGTGGCCTATTTCCAGCAGCCAGAAATTTTACGTGAAATTGAAAAACTGCAGCAGGCTTTAGTTGAAAGTGGATACGTTGGTAAAAGTAATTCTTTGGCCGATGTAGTGAAAACAGTGACACGCGAATTGAAAACCGGTCAGCCTAAGGACTTTGTCATACCAGACAGCCAGAATGGTGTGGCACAGGCTCTGTTGCAATATCAATCATCACACAGACCGCAGGATTTGTGGCACATGGTGACCAAGGAATACAGCTCGACTGCTATCTGGTTACAGCTGACCAGTGGTGATAATCAGGATATGACCAAGGTAGTGGAATTTGTCGATCAGTATCTGGCCGACAACCCGTTACCAGAAGGTGTAAAAGCGCAATGGGCGGGAAAGAGTTATCTGAACATGGTGTGGCAGGATGAAATGGTGAAGGGCATGTTGGATAGTTTAATGAGTGCCTTTGTCGTGGTGTTGGTCATGATGATCGTATTGTTCCGCAGCATCCTGTTTGGTTTGCTGGCCATGTTGCCGTTGAGTATTACGATTCTGTTTATCTACGGCTTAATTGGTTGGGTTGGCAAAGATTATGATATGCCAATTGCAGTGTTGTCATCGTTGACCCTGGGATTGTCCATTGACTTTGCAATTCACTTTTTGGAAAGGGCCAGAGATATCTTTAAACAGACAGGTGATTTTAAACAAACCATGATCAAGATGTTTGAAGAACCTGCATCAGCAATCAGCAGAAACGCTATTGTTATTGCAATTGGTTTTACGCCACTGTTGTTTGCGCCGCTAGTGCCTTACATAACGGTTGGTTTCTTCCTGGCAACGATTATGGCTGCATCAGCAGTGGTAACACTGGTGTTATTGCCAGTGGCATTAAAAGCTACACGCAAGTGGGCATTTAAATCTTAA
- a CDS encoding DUF6869 domain-containing protein, with protein sequence MKLTKKEMKAWVDEYIKAQDNNTSISENGVLHWSVNKFFELENEHPELCWKIILEILHREPSQKVKEMLAAGPLEDLIDLHGEEYIEVIEEEAKINPEFRKLLRGVWESSTPEIWNRVLKARMNTNSD encoded by the coding sequence ATGAAATTAACTAAAAAAGAAATGAAGGCTTGGGTCGATGAATATATTAAAGCTCAAGATAACAATACCAGTATAAGTGAAAATGGTGTACTGCATTGGTCAGTTAATAAGTTTTTCGAACTCGAGAATGAGCATCCAGAGCTTTGCTGGAAGATTATACTAGAAATTCTGCATAGAGAACCGAGTCAAAAAGTAAAAGAAATGCTAGCTGCTGGGCCTTTGGAAGATCTAATAGACTTACATGGAGAAGAATACATTGAGGTAATTGAAGAGGAAGCCAAAATAAATCCTGAGTTCAGGAAATTATTAAGAGGCGTATGGGAAAGTAGCACACCAGAAATATGGAATAGAGTTCTAAAAGCGAGAATGAATACTAATAGCGATTAG
- a CDS encoding YgaP family membrane protein → MTAERVLMAFAGFMVLLSVVLTWYVHPYWLWLTVFVGANLFQSAFTGFCPAMMVIKKLGFKTEKQAAQGL, encoded by the coding sequence ATGACCGCCGAAAGAGTACTGATGGCTTTCGCCGGCTTTATGGTTCTATTATCAGTAGTATTAACCTGGTACGTTCACCCTTACTGGTTATGGTTAACAGTATTTGTGGGCGCAAATTTATTTCAGTCTGCGTTTACGGGCTTTTGCCCAGCTATGATGGTGATTAAAAAATTGGGATTTAAAACAGAAAAGCAGGCAGCGCAGGGATTGTAA
- a CDS encoding ArsR/SmtB family transcription factor: MAFTDEMQKHSADAAKLLKNISNEQRLMILCILLEKELSVGELNEMLPQLSQSALSQHLALLRKSDLVTTRRHSQTIYYSLASTEVARIIHLLHEIYCQETC; the protein is encoded by the coding sequence ATGGCATTCACTGATGAGATGCAAAAGCACTCCGCAGATGCTGCGAAATTGCTTAAAAATATTTCCAACGAACAACGGTTGATGATTCTCTGTATTCTGCTCGAGAAAGAGTTATCCGTTGGTGAATTAAATGAAATGCTACCCCAATTAAGTCAATCTGCTTTATCACAACATCTTGCCTTGCTACGTAAGAGCGACCTGGTCACTACACGCCGTCACTCACAAACGATTTATTATTCTTTAGCATCGACAGAAGTCGCTCGCATCATTCACTTACTCCATGAAATCTATTGTCAGGAGACCTGTTAA
- a CDS encoding CC0125/CC1285 family lipoprotein: MKFFITTLMASFLLMACASSPVYSPASDNGFGYSHSQLDSNSYRVHFKMRGDDTKQAMDYAMRRAAQLTLEKGYDWFVINDQQTLTHTRQNADPSISHSQTMVVTRDCGLVGCKTRSYPVHQTTFGTQLESSQSMVESIIAIRMGKGVRPQSDNSYDALEVHESMLAKDS; this comes from the coding sequence ATGAAATTTTTTATTACTACATTAATGGCTAGCTTTTTATTAATGGCCTGTGCTTCCAGCCCGGTTTACAGTCCTGCCTCAGATAACGGATTCGGTTATAGCCACAGCCAGTTGGACAGCAACAGTTATCGTGTTCATTTTAAAATGCGCGGCGACGATACCAAGCAAGCTATGGATTATGCTATGCGTCGTGCGGCCCAACTGACTCTTGAAAAAGGCTATGACTGGTTTGTCATCAACGATCAGCAAACACTGACTCATACCCGACAAAATGCAGATCCCAGTATTTCTCACAGCCAGACTATGGTTGTTACTCGCGACTGCGGACTGGTTGGTTGTAAAACTCGTAGCTACCCAGTTCATCAGACTACATTCGGTACTCAACTAGAGTCGTCACAGAGTATGGTTGAGAGTATTATCGCCATTCGCATGGGCAAAGGTGTCAGACCTCAATCTGACAATAGTTACGATGCTTTAGAAGTGCATGAGTCGATGTTAGCCAAAGACTCTTAA
- a CDS encoding outer membrane lipoprotein-sorting protein produces MKSLQKSIKQKFLTLLVTGLTLPMMTASLQAAESELSVEEIISKANKVSYYAGDDGRSDARMMIVDKDGNRQLRQFVILRKDIQDEGDQNFLVVFSRPSDVRGTVFLVNKHVDRDDDRWLYLPGLDLEKRISAGDKRTSFVGSDFFYEDVSGRNPALDTHELLEVTDTAYIVKNIPQDKSNVEFAYYIANINKETFLPMTVEYFNEKGEVYRRMDVAEVEEVQGIPTVMKSKISNLETGSVTYMEFRRPVYNIGVPEDVFTSRSLRNPPREWLEAEQE; encoded by the coding sequence ATGAAAAGCTTACAGAAAAGTATTAAGCAGAAATTTTTAACATTGTTGGTAACAGGTTTAACCTTGCCAATGATGACAGCCAGTTTGCAGGCGGCAGAAAGTGAGCTAAGTGTTGAAGAAATTATCAGCAAGGCGAATAAGGTTTCGTATTACGCTGGCGATGATGGGCGTAGCGATGCGCGCATGATGATTGTCGATAAAGACGGTAATCGTCAGTTAAGACAATTCGTGATATTGCGTAAAGACATACAGGACGAAGGTGATCAGAACTTTCTGGTTGTGTTCAGTCGACCATCAGATGTGCGGGGCACAGTATTTTTAGTGAACAAGCATGTCGATCGTGATGATGACCGTTGGCTATATTTGCCGGGACTGGACTTGGAAAAAAGAATTTCAGCCGGTGATAAACGTACCAGCTTTGTAGGTTCCGATTTCTTCTATGAAGATGTTTCGGGTCGCAACCCAGCGCTCGATACACATGAACTATTGGAAGTCACCGATACGGCTTACATTGTAAAAAATATTCCACAGGATAAAAGTAATGTGGAGTTTGCGTATTACATTGCCAACATCAACAAAGAAACCTTTTTGCCTATGACGGTTGAGTACTTTAATGAAAAAGGTGAAGTCTATCGTCGAATGGATGTTGCGGAAGTTGAAGAGGTGCAAGGTATTCCAACAGTGATGAAATCAAAAATATCGAACCTGGAAACAGGTAGCGTGACTTACATGGAATTCCGTCGTCCGGTTTATAACATTGGCGTACCGGAAGATGTATTTACGTCGCGCTCCTTAAGAAACCCTCCACGCGAGTGGCTGGAAGCAGAGCAAGAGTAA
- a CDS encoding YifB family Mg chelatase-like AAA ATPase: MSLAIVYSRAGVGIEAPLVTVEVHLSHGLPSLNIVGLPEAAVKESKDRVRSAIINSNFEFPARRITINLAPADLPKEGGRFDLPIALGILAASGQLPSDYLPNYEFIGELALTGELRPVKGVLPVALACTEDKRTLVVPEANSAEAGLVPSVQAVHAKHLLDVCQSLMRNTPLPECINDAVVNDYDFDMDMSDVIAQESAKRALTIAAAGKHHLLFIGPPGTGKSMLASRMQTILSPMTEQEAKESASIYSVSHFGFDASQFFVRKYRAPHHSCSAPALIGGGSHPKPGEISLSHNGVLFLDELTEFSRQVLDNLREPLESGKVTISRAAHQAEYPANFMFLAATNPCPCGHYGNPKGSCRCTPDVIRRYLGKISGPLLDRIDMQVEVPLLSQQELTNGKPKDSNPRETSEFLRQRVIECQSAQYQRQGKLNGQLQAGEIDEHCLLSDSAKTLLNKALEQLNLSARSYHRIIKVSRTIADLSGEDMIQPQHISETLNYRKIERYLAQLP; the protein is encoded by the coding sequence ATGTCTCTCGCTATTGTGTATTCCCGCGCCGGGGTTGGAATTGAAGCGCCATTAGTTACCGTTGAAGTGCATTTGTCGCACGGTCTACCAAGTTTGAATATTGTTGGTTTGCCGGAGGCGGCGGTTAAGGAAAGTAAGGATCGGGTTCGTAGCGCGATTATTAATTCTAACTTTGAATTTCCGGCGCGCCGCATCACTATCAATCTGGCACCAGCGGATTTGCCTAAAGAAGGTGGTCGTTTTGATTTACCCATTGCGCTTGGTATTTTAGCGGCGTCTGGTCAGCTTCCGTCAGACTATCTTCCCAATTATGAATTTATTGGTGAACTGGCTTTGACTGGTGAATTGCGTCCGGTTAAAGGAGTTTTGCCGGTGGCTCTGGCTTGCACTGAGGATAAGCGAACTCTGGTTGTGCCAGAAGCGAATTCTGCAGAGGCGGGTTTGGTGCCGTCGGTGCAGGCGGTCCATGCCAAGCACTTGCTGGATGTCTGTCAGTCGTTGATGCGCAACACGCCTTTACCCGAATGTATTAATGATGCTGTGGTAAATGATTACGACTTTGATATGGATATGTCGGATGTCATTGCGCAGGAGTCGGCCAAGCGCGCTTTGACCATTGCCGCTGCGGGCAAGCACCACCTGTTGTTTATTGGTCCGCCGGGAACAGGAAAAAGTATGCTCGCTTCAAGGATGCAGACCATTCTGTCACCCATGACGGAACAGGAAGCCAAAGAGTCAGCATCCATTTATTCGGTGAGTCATTTTGGCTTTGATGCCAGTCAGTTTTTCGTACGCAAATATCGCGCGCCTCATCATTCATGTTCTGCGCCTGCTTTGATTGGTGGCGGAAGTCATCCAAAGCCTGGTGAAATCTCATTGTCGCATAATGGGGTGTTATTTCTGGATGAGTTGACCGAGTTTTCCCGTCAGGTGTTGGATAACCTTCGTGAGCCATTGGAAAGCGGAAAAGTCACCATTTCTCGCGCGGCCCATCAGGCAGAGTATCCTGCTAACTTCATGTTTTTGGCAGCAACCAACCCCTGCCCCTGTGGTCATTACGGTAACCCAAAAGGTTCCTGTCGTTGCACACCTGATGTTATTCGTCGTTATCTTGGCAAAATTTCTGGGCCACTTTTAGATCGAATTGATATGCAGGTTGAGGTTCCGCTTCTCAGTCAGCAGGAATTAACTAATGGCAAACCTAAAGATTCAAATCCACGAGAAACGAGCGAATTCTTACGTCAACGTGTCATCGAATGCCAATCAGCTCAGTATCAACGTCAGGGCAAACTCAATGGGCAATTACAGGCTGGTGAAATTGATGAGCATTGTCTCTTATCAGATTCCGCAAAAACACTTTTGAATAAAGCCCTTGAGCAACTGAATTTATCTGCCCGCTCCTATCACCGAATCATAAAAGTCTCGCGGACCATTGCGGATCTGTCGGGCGAGGATATGATTCAGCCCCAACATATCAGTGAGACCTTGAATTATCGAAAGATTGAACGCTATTTAGCGCAGTTGCCCTAA
- a CDS encoding MBL fold metallo-hydrolase, translating into MSIEIKSFYHDDTGTWSYVLLDPDQNLATIIDPVMDFDLSSGKVSYQSANQLIDYIKQNSLTLQWILETHAHADHISAAQHIKQQLGGQIVIGEGIKEVQTHFSDFFNIDMPIDGSQFDRLMAKGEKLPFGSYEFTAYQTPGHTNDSMSYEIEGNLFIGDTFFHPDTGTARCDFPGGDAEKLFDSLQLLLSFPEDYKLWLCHDYPDGREPETGISVADMKHNVHLQQSRNDKSEFVKIRTKRDSTLDVPRLIYPSVQLNIRAAELPQGESNGRKYLKMPLFVQKEHN; encoded by the coding sequence ATGTCTATCGAAATTAAATCCTTCTATCACGATGATACTGGCACCTGGAGCTATGTTCTTCTTGATCCTGATCAAAATTTAGCCACTATTATCGATCCTGTCATGGACTTTGATTTAAGTTCCGGCAAGGTTAGTTACCAATCGGCTAACCAACTTATTGATTACATTAAACAAAATTCACTTACCTTACAATGGATTCTGGAGACTCATGCCCATGCAGATCACATTTCTGCGGCACAGCACATAAAGCAGCAACTTGGGGGGCAAATTGTCATCGGCGAGGGTATTAAAGAGGTTCAGACCCATTTCAGTGACTTCTTTAATATTGATATGCCGATTGATGGTAGCCAGTTTGATAGGCTGATGGCCAAAGGTGAGAAGCTACCCTTCGGTAGTTATGAATTTACCGCCTATCAAACTCCCGGGCATACCAATGACAGTATGAGCTATGAAATTGAAGGCAATCTGTTTATTGGCGACACTTTCTTTCATCCTGATACGGGTACTGCTCGCTGTGACTTTCCAGGCGGCGATGCTGAAAAGCTTTTCGATAGCTTGCAATTGCTGTTGTCATTCCCGGAAGACTATAAACTTTGGCTTTGCCATGACTATCCCGATGGGCGTGAGCCAGAAACCGGAATTAGTGTTGCCGACATGAAACACAATGTTCACCTGCAGCAATCCAGGAACGATAAAAGCGAATTTGTTAAGATTCGCACCAAACGTGACTCGACTTTGGATGTTCCCCGCCTGATTTACCCATCTGTGCAACTAAACATTCGTGCTGCTGAATTGCCACAGGGCGAAAGCAATGGTCGTAAGTATTTGAAAATGCCTTTGTTTGTGCAAAAAGAACACAACTGA
- a CDS encoding aminotransferase class V-fold PLP-dependent enzyme, producing the protein MNLVEHFAPFRQGIIGENHRYDSAPNGESILYADWTASGRLYRPIEDFIINTLGPYVANTHTETTLTGTTMTEAYHDAQQIIKRHVNADENDVLIAAGSGMTLVINKFQRMLGLRVPEKWRDRLDIKEQEKPLVLVTHMEHHSNQTTWHECEVTLEIIRSDAQGRPDLGHMRELLEKYKDRLVKIGSFTACSNVTGIKTPYHEMAKIMHQHNGLCFVDFAASAPYVDIDMHPSDPEQKLDAIFISPHKLLGGPGSSGILIFDKKLYDCKVPDQPGGGTVSWTNPWGEHRFFDNIEAREDGGTPGFLQTIKAALAFKLKDAMGVDKIQQREAQLAKILLDGFSQIPDVRILEGEQKDRLCIVSFYVLGIHHNLIVRLLNDRFGIQTRGGCSCAGTYGHLLLGVDQLQSHEITNKIDQGDLTDKPGWVRVSLHPTNHDEEAYFIVDALKQVVENAESWSKDYDFNPASGEFTPKFKQARLKSLCDFSPI; encoded by the coding sequence ATGAATCTTGTTGAACACTTTGCGCCATTCCGTCAGGGAATTATTGGCGAAAACCATCGCTATGACAGTGCACCCAATGGTGAGTCTATTTTGTATGCGGACTGGACGGCCAGCGGTCGTCTGTATCGCCCAATAGAAGACTTTATTATCAACACCTTAGGTCCTTATGTTGCTAATACTCATACCGAAACCACATTGACTGGCACCACCATGACTGAGGCCTATCATGATGCTCAGCAGATCATCAAACGTCATGTTAATGCCGATGAGAATGATGTGTTGATCGCCGCAGGTTCTGGAATGACTTTGGTTATCAACAAATTCCAGCGGATGCTGGGCCTTCGTGTACCTGAAAAATGGCGCGACCGTCTAGATATTAAGGAACAAGAAAAGCCGTTAGTGCTGGTAACTCATATGGAACACCACTCTAACCAGACAACATGGCATGAGTGTGAAGTGACTTTGGAGATTATCCGTTCGGATGCTCAGGGGCGCCCCGATCTTGGCCATATGCGTGAACTTCTCGAAAAATATAAAGATCGACTGGTAAAAATCGGCTCCTTCACAGCCTGCAGTAATGTTACGGGTATTAAGACGCCCTATCATGAAATGGCTAAAATCATGCATCAACATAACGGCCTTTGCTTTGTTGATTTTGCCGCCTCTGCACCTTATGTAGATATTGATATGCACCCATCGGATCCAGAGCAAAAACTGGATGCGATATTTATTTCACCGCATAAACTCCTGGGCGGCCCGGGTAGCAGTGGAATTTTGATTTTTGATAAAAAACTATATGACTGCAAAGTCCCCGATCAGCCTGGCGGCGGCACTGTATCATGGACCAACCCCTGGGGTGAACATCGCTTCTTCGACAACATCGAAGCTCGTGAGGATGGTGGTACACCCGGTTTCCTACAAACCATAAAAGCAGCGCTAGCTTTCAAGCTGAAAGACGCAATGGGCGTCGATAAGATTCAGCAACGAGAAGCGCAACTTGCAAAAATTCTACTTGATGGATTTTCTCAGATTCCTGATGTCAGAATTTTAGAAGGCGAACAAAAAGATCGTCTCTGTATTGTTTCCTTTTACGTTCTAGGTATTCACCATAACCTGATTGTCCGCCTGCTAAATGATCGCTTCGGCATCCAGACTCGCGGTGGTTGCTCCTGTGCTGGTACCTATGGCCATTTATTGCTTGGTGTTGATCAATTACAAAGTCATGAAATCACCAATAAAATTGATCAGGGTGATCTAACCGACAAGCCGGGATGGGTTCGGGTTTCACTTCATCCAACCAATCATGATGAAGAAGCCTATTTTATCGTTGATGCTCTGAAGCAAGTGGTTGAAAATGCTGAAAGCTGGTCAAAAGATTATGATTTTAATCCGGCCAGTGGTGAGTTTACCCCCAAGTTCAAACAGGCCCGTTTAAAGTCATTATGTGACTTTTCACCCATATAG